From one Streptomyces sp. N50 genomic stretch:
- the rplI gene encoding 50S ribosomal protein L9, giving the protein MKIILTHEVSGLGAAGDVVDVKDGYARNYLIPRKFAIRWTKGGEKDVEQIRRARKIHEIQTIEQANSVKAQLEGVKVRLAVRSGDAGRLFGSVTPADIASAIKASGGPEVDKRRIELSAPIKTLGAHETSVRLHPEVAAKVNIEVIAA; this is encoded by the coding sequence ATGAAGATCATCCTCACCCACGAGGTCTCTGGCCTCGGTGCCGCGGGCGACGTCGTCGACGTCAAGGACGGTTACGCTCGCAACTACCTGATCCCGCGGAAGTTCGCTATCCGCTGGACCAAGGGTGGCGAGAAGGACGTCGAGCAGATCCGTCGCGCTCGCAAGATCCACGAGATCCAGACCATCGAGCAGGCCAACTCCGTGAAGGCCCAGCTCGAGGGCGTCAAGGTCCGTCTGGCCGTCCGCTCCGGCGACGCCGGTCGTCTCTTCGGTTCCGTCACCCCGGCCGACATCGCTTCGGCGATCAAGGCTTCCGGTGGCCCCGAGGTCGACAAGCGCCGCATCGAGCTGTCTGCCCCGATCAAGACCCTGGGCGCCCACGAGACGTCCGTGCGTCTGCACCCCGAGGTTGCCGCCAAGGTCAACATCGAGGTCATCGCAGCCTGA
- the rpsF gene encoding 30S ribosomal protein S6: protein MRHYEVMVILDPDLEERAVSPLIENFLSVVREGNGKVEKVDTWGRRRLSYEIKKKPEGIYSVIDLQAEPAVVKELDRQMNLNESVLRTKVLRPETH from the coding sequence ATGCGTCACTACGAGGTGATGGTCATCCTCGACCCCGATCTGGAGGAGCGCGCTGTCTCCCCCCTGATCGAGAACTTCCTCTCCGTCGTCCGTGAGGGCAACGGAAAGGTCGAGAAGGTCGACACCTGGGGCCGTCGTCGTCTCTCGTACGAGATCAAGAAGAAGCCCGAGGGCATCTACTCGGTCATCGACCTGCAGGCCGAGCCTGCGGTCGTCAAGGAGCTCGACCGCCAGATGAACCTGAACGAGTCGGTCCTCCGGACCAAGGTCCTCCGCCCCGAGACCCACTGA
- a CDS encoding MATE family efflux transporter, translated as MTQAPAATRATRRQHDREIVMLAVPAFGALVAEPLFVMADSAIVGHLGTAQLAGLGVASALLTTAVSVFVFLAYATTAAVARRVGAGDLQAAIRQGMDGIWLALLIGATVIAVVLPSAPALIDLFGASDTAAPYATTYLRISSIGIPAMLIVLAATGVLRGLQNTKTPLYVAVSGFIANGVLNVGLVYGAGLGIAGSAWGTVIAQWGMAAVYLVVVVRGARRHGASLRPDAAGIRASAQAGAPLLVRTLSLRAILLIATAVAARLGDADIAAHQIILSLWSLLAFALDAIAIAGQAIIGRYLGADDPTGARAACRRMVQWGIAVGVILGFLVILSRPLFLPLFTSDPTVKNTALPALIMVAFSQPICGVVYVLDGVLMGAGDGPYLAGAMLVTLAVFAPAALLVPTFGGGLTAVWGAMTLMMTVRMLTLLLRARSGRWVVTGATR; from the coding sequence ATGACACAGGCTCCCGCGGCCACCAGGGCCACCCGACGGCAGCACGACCGAGAGATCGTCATGCTGGCCGTCCCGGCCTTCGGCGCACTCGTCGCCGAGCCCCTCTTCGTCATGGCCGACAGCGCGATCGTCGGTCATCTCGGCACGGCACAACTCGCCGGACTCGGCGTCGCGTCCGCCCTCCTGACGACAGCCGTGAGCGTCTTCGTCTTCCTCGCCTACGCCACCACGGCGGCCGTCGCCCGACGCGTCGGCGCGGGTGATCTCCAGGCCGCCATCCGCCAGGGCATGGACGGCATCTGGCTCGCTCTGCTGATCGGCGCCACCGTCATAGCCGTCGTCCTCCCCTCGGCACCCGCCCTCATCGATCTCTTCGGCGCCTCGGACACCGCCGCCCCCTACGCGACGACCTATCTACGGATCTCCTCCATCGGCATCCCGGCCATGCTGATCGTCCTCGCCGCCACCGGAGTCCTCCGCGGACTGCAGAACACCAAGACACCGCTCTACGTCGCCGTCTCAGGCTTCATCGCCAACGGCGTCCTCAACGTAGGCCTCGTCTACGGCGCCGGCCTCGGCATCGCCGGTTCCGCCTGGGGCACCGTCATCGCCCAGTGGGGCATGGCTGCCGTGTATCTCGTCGTGGTCGTCCGCGGCGCCCGCAGACACGGTGCCTCCCTCAGGCCGGACGCCGCAGGGATACGAGCCTCGGCCCAGGCCGGCGCTCCTCTCCTCGTACGCACGCTCTCCTTGAGAGCGATTCTCCTGATCGCCACGGCCGTCGCGGCCCGCCTCGGGGACGCCGACATCGCCGCACACCAGATCATCCTGTCCCTGTGGTCCCTGCTGGCCTTCGCACTCGACGCCATCGCGATCGCGGGCCAGGCCATCATCGGCCGCTACCTCGGCGCGGACGATCCAACGGGCGCCCGAGCCGCATGCCGTCGCATGGTGCAGTGGGGGATCGCCGTCGGAGTGATACTCGGCTTCCTGGTGATCCTGTCCCGCCCGCTCTTCCTCCCTCTGTTCACCAGCGACCCCACCGTCAAGAACACCGCCCTGCCCGCCTTGATCATGGTGGCGTTCTCCCAGCCGATCTGCGGTGTCGTCTACGTCCTGGACGGGGTGCTGATGGGTGCGGGAGACGGGCCGTACCTGGCCGGGGCAATGTTGGTGACGCTGGCCGTCTTCGCACCAGCGGCCCTGCTCGTACCGACCTTCGGAGGCGGCCTGACCGCGGTCTGGGGAGCGATGACCCTGATGATGACGGTGCGCATGCTGACCCTCCTGCTGCGCGCCCGCTCAGGCCGCTGGGTCGTCACAGGCGCGACCCGCTGA
- the rpsR gene encoding 30S ribosomal protein S18, giving the protein MAKPPVRKPKKKVCAFCKDKVQYVDYKDTNMLRKFISDRGKIRARRVTGNCTQHQRDVATAVKNSREMALLPYTSTAR; this is encoded by the coding sequence ATGGCGAAGCCGCCTGTGCGCAAGCCGAAGAAGAAGGTCTGCGCATTCTGCAAGGACAAGGTCCAGTACGTGGACTACAAGGACACGAACATGCTGCGGAAGTTCATTTCCGACCGCGGCAAGATCCGTGCCCGCCGCGTGACCGGCAACTGCACGCAGCACCAGCGTGACGTCGCCACGGCTGTGAAGAACAGCCGTGAGATGGCGCTGCTGCCCTACACCTCCACCGCGCGATAA
- a CDS encoding single-stranded DNA-binding protein translates to MAGETVITVVGNLVDDPELRFTPSGAAVAKFRVASTPRTFDRQTNEWKDGESLFLTCSVWRQAAENVAESLQRGMRVIVQGRLKQRSYEDREGVKRTVYELDVEEVGASLRSATAKVTKTAGGARGGQGGGFGGGGGGGQGGGGWGGNSGGGQPAGGAPADDPWATGAPAGGNQGGGGGGGWGGNSGGASGGGGGGYSDEPPF, encoded by the coding sequence ATGGCAGGCGAGACCGTCATCACGGTCGTCGGCAATCTTGTCGACGACCCCGAGCTGCGCTTCACCCCGTCCGGTGCGGCGGTCGCGAAGTTCCGTGTCGCGTCCACTCCTCGTACCTTCGACCGCCAGACGAACGAGTGGAAGGACGGCGAAAGCCTCTTCCTCACCTGCTCGGTCTGGCGTCAGGCGGCGGAGAACGTCGCCGAATCGCTCCAGCGAGGCATGCGCGTCATCGTGCAGGGCCGGCTGAAGCAGCGGTCCTACGAGGACCGTGAGGGCGTCAAGCGCACGGTCTACGAACTGGACGTCGAAGAAGTCGGCGCCAGCCTGCGCAGTGCCACGGCCAAGGTCACCAAGACCGCCGGTGGCGCTCGCGGTGGCCAGGGCGGCGGCTTCGGCGGTGGCGGTGGTGGCGGCCAGGGTGGCGGCGGCTGGGGTGGAAACTCCGGCGGCGGTCAGCCGGCCGGCGGCGCTCCCGCCGACGACCCGTGGGCCACCGGCGCTCCTGCCGGTGGAAACCAGGGCGGCGGCGGTGGCGGTGGCTGGGGTGGAAACTCCGGCGGCGCCAGCGGTGGCGGCGGTGGCGGCTACTCGGACGAACCCCCCTTCTAG